Proteins from one Flavobacterium branchiarum genomic window:
- a CDS encoding zinc metalloprotease, with product MKKVVLSAFTALLFFSCQNDKTESTDPLAMVANQRGCATQDVLEAQIKADPTLAIRMNEIEAFTENKILTGKLVNGKIQIPVIVNVLYRTAAENISDAQIQSQIDVLNKDFNAQNPDYANVPAIFAGVKANTEISFVLEKINRKSTTKTSWGTADAMKKTASGGLNPTSPTSKLNIWSCKIGGGILGYAQFPGGNAATDGVVIDSNSFGLSGAAAAPYNLGRTGTHEVGHWLNLRHIWGDATCGNDFVLDTPLHNTANYGVPTYPHYSTCTGTPVEMTMNYMDYTDDLGMYMFTTGQKNRMAATFVTGGPRAGFGI from the coding sequence ATGAAAAAAGTCGTTTTATCCGCATTTACAGCGTTATTATTTTTCTCTTGTCAAAATGACAAAACAGAATCTACAGACCCACTAGCTATGGTAGCTAATCAACGTGGTTGTGCAACACAAGATGTTCTTGAAGCTCAAATAAAAGCCGATCCTACATTGGCTATTAGAATGAATGAAATTGAAGCATTTACAGAAAACAAAATACTAACTGGTAAATTGGTAAATGGAAAAATTCAAATTCCTGTTATAGTAAATGTACTATACAGGACTGCTGCTGAAAATATTTCAGACGCACAAATTCAATCCCAAATCGATGTATTAAACAAAGATTTTAATGCTCAAAATCCAGATTACGCAAACGTTCCTGCTATATTTGCTGGAGTTAAAGCGAATACTGAAATTAGCTTTGTTCTAGAGAAAATAAACAGAAAATCAACAACAAAAACTTCTTGGGGAACTGCTGATGCCATGAAAAAAACGGCTTCTGGTGGTCTAAATCCAACATCTCCAACGTCAAAACTAAATATATGGTCTTGTAAAATTGGTGGTGGTATATTAGGTTATGCTCAATTTCCTGGAGGAAATGCAGCTACTGACGGAGTTGTAATAGATAGTAATTCATTCGGATTATCGGGTGCAGCTGCCGCTCCTTATAACTTAGGAAGAACTGGAACACACGAAGTAGGTCACTGGTTGAACTTACGTCACATCTGGGGAGATGCAACCTGCGGAAATGATTTTGTACTTGATACTCCTTTACATAATACTGCTAACTATGGTGTACCTACTTATCCTCATTACAGTACTTGTACAGGAACTCCTGTAGAAATGACTATGAATTATATGGATTACACTGATGACCTTGGAATGTATATGTTTACTACAGGACAAAAAAACAGAATGGCCGCTACGTTTGTAACTGGTGG
- a CDS encoding TrmH family RNA methyltransferase: MQLTHEEIQFERKNFPITLVCDHIYFQQNIGSLFRISEAFGVENIIFLGKDIPLTPRKINKTSRSTHLHVPHTIIEETPDLVLHLIENDFEIIALEIANNSKPLKDVTIPENKKIALLIGSEIDGISDELLKISNQIVHINMFGKNSSMNVVQAASIALYEITSL; this comes from the coding sequence GTGCAATTAACACACGAAGAAATACAATTCGAAAGAAAAAATTTTCCTATAACGCTAGTTTGCGATCATATTTATTTTCAACAAAATATTGGTTCTCTTTTTAGAATAAGTGAAGCCTTTGGGGTTGAGAATATCATTTTTTTAGGAAAAGATATTCCGTTAACGCCTAGAAAAATAAACAAAACCTCTCGAAGTACTCATCTTCATGTACCTCATACTATCATTGAAGAAACCCCTGATTTGGTTCTTCATTTAATTGAAAATGATTTTGAAATTATAGCTTTAGAAATTGCAAACAATAGTAAGCCTTTAAAAGACGTTACAATTCCAGAAAACAAAAAAATTGCACTTTTAATAGGAAGTGAAATTGACGGGATTTCTGATGAACTTTTAAAAATCTCGAATCAAATTGTTCACATTAACATGTTTGGAAAAAACAGCAGCATGAATGTTGTACAAGCCGCAAGTATTGCATTATACGAAATCACTTCTTTATAA
- a CDS encoding DUF4159 domain-containing protein yields the protein MKKLFLLFLFISASSFSQEIALLKYSGGGDWYANPTALPNLIKFCNATINTRIKAKPGTVEPSNPDLLSYPFVHMTGHGNVVFSDADVTNLRNYLYGGGFLHIDDNYGMDQYIRKEIKKIFPNSELVELPANHAIFQKPFLFSNGLPKIHEHDGKRPQAFGIFIENKLVLIYTFQCDLGDGWEDAEVHNDPLEVRQKALKMGANIINYIFTN from the coding sequence ATGAAGAAACTATTTTTGCTTTTTTTATTTATTTCCGCCTCTTCTTTTTCGCAAGAAATTGCATTACTAAAATATAGTGGCGGTGGTGATTGGTATGCAAATCCAACTGCATTACCTAACTTGATAAAGTTTTGTAATGCAACTATAAATACCCGAATTAAAGCAAAACCTGGTACGGTAGAACCTAGCAATCCTGATTTACTTTCCTATCCTTTTGTACATATGACTGGTCACGGAAATGTAGTTTTTAGCGATGCAGATGTTACTAATCTACGTAATTATTTATATGGTGGTGGTTTTCTTCATATTGATGATAATTATGGAATGGATCAGTATATTCGAAAAGAAATAAAAAAAATATTCCCAAATAGTGAATTGGTAGAACTTCCTGCCAATCACGCTATTTTTCAAAAACCATTTCTTTTTTCAAACGGTCTCCCTAAAATCCATGAGCATGACGGAAAAAGACCTCAGGCATTTGGAATTTTCATCGAAAACAAATTGGTATTAATTTATACTTTTCAATGTGACCTAGGCGATGGTTGGGAAGATGCCGAAGTACATAACGACCCTCTCGAAGTACGCCAAAAAGCACTAAAAATGGGTGCAAACATTATCAATTATATCTTTACCAATTAA
- a CDS encoding 16S rRNA (uracil(1498)-N(3))-methyltransferase has protein sequence MQLFYNPNIDETTKEFSFDKEESKHIIKVLRKKDSDILHVTNGLGYLFETEITLASDNKCTVKIISFEKAPDPKYRLHLAVAPTKMNDRYEWFLEKATEIGIHEITPIICDRSERKVINIERYEKIILSAMKQSNELYLPKLNEAISFKEFVKRKNKGSLLIAHCEETDKKTLKSVLKPNEDITLLIGPEGDFSEKEIALAIENNFQPVSLGNTRLRTETAAIVACHSVAFFNETI, from the coding sequence ATGCAATTATTTTACAACCCTAATATTGACGAAACGACTAAAGAATTTTCTTTTGATAAAGAAGAAAGTAAACATATTATAAAAGTATTACGAAAAAAAGATTCTGATATATTACATGTAACAAATGGACTAGGGTATTTATTTGAAACAGAAATCACTTTGGCTTCTGATAATAAATGCACTGTTAAAATAATTTCATTTGAAAAAGCTCCTGATCCTAAATATCGTTTGCATCTTGCGGTTGCTCCAACCAAAATGAACGATCGTTACGAATGGTTTCTAGAAAAAGCTACTGAAATTGGAATTCATGAAATTACACCTATTATTTGTGATAGATCGGAACGTAAAGTAATTAATATTGAGCGTTATGAAAAAATTATTTTATCAGCAATGAAACAATCTAACGAATTATATCTTCCTAAACTAAATGAAGCTATTTCATTCAAGGAATTTGTAAAACGTAAAAATAAAGGTTCACTGTTGATTGCTCATTGCGAAGAAACAGATAAAAAGACATTAAAATCGGTTTTAAAACCTAATGAAGACATAACGCTACTTATTGGCCCAGAAGGTGATTTTTCAGAAAAGGAAATCGCTTTGGCTATCGAAAATAACTTTCAACCTGTATCCTTAGGAAATACAAGATTACGTACAGAAACTGCGGCAATAGTTGCTTGTCATAGTGTTGCTTTTTTTAATGAAACAATTTAA
- the tsaD gene encoding tRNA (adenosine(37)-N6)-threonylcarbamoyltransferase complex transferase subunit TsaD has translation MQNPEVFILAIESSCDDTAAAVLLNDKVLSNVVANQLIHTQYGGVVPELASRAHQQNIVPVIDAALRKANIKKDQLSAIAFTQGPGLMGSLLVGSSFSKSLALALNIPLIAVNHMHAHILAHFIDEEGYDKPTFPFLALTISGGHTQVIKVNGFFDMQIIGETTDDAVGEAFDKSAKILGLPYPGGPLVDKYAQLGNPKAFPFTKPKVPGLDFSFSGLKTAILYFIQKKKLENPNFIEENLNDICASIQYTIIEILMDKLKLAVKETGITQIAIGGGVSANSGIRNRLKESEKTYGWKTYIPKFEYTTDNAAMIGIVGYQKYLSEQFETAAVVSKARIQF, from the coding sequence ATGCAAAATCCTGAGGTTTTTATTCTTGCTATCGAAAGTTCTTGCGATGATACTGCGGCAGCTGTTTTACTTAACGACAAAGTACTATCAAATGTTGTTGCCAACCAGCTGATTCACACACAATATGGAGGTGTAGTTCCTGAACTTGCTTCAAGAGCGCACCAACAAAACATAGTTCCAGTAATTGATGCGGCACTTCGTAAGGCCAATATTAAAAAAGATCAATTATCTGCCATCGCATTTACACAAGGCCCTGGACTTATGGGATCACTGCTAGTTGGAAGCTCATTTAGCAAGTCATTAGCATTAGCTTTAAATATTCCATTAATAGCCGTTAACCACATGCATGCTCATATTTTGGCTCATTTTATTGATGAGGAAGGGTACGACAAGCCAACTTTTCCATTTTTAGCATTGACTATTAGTGGTGGTCACACTCAGGTTATTAAAGTAAATGGTTTTTTTGACATGCAAATTATTGGCGAAACAACTGATGATGCCGTTGGTGAAGCATTTGATAAAAGTGCTAAAATTTTAGGTCTTCCCTATCCTGGAGGCCCACTTGTTGATAAATACGCTCAATTAGGAAACCCAAAAGCATTTCCGTTTACAAAACCTAAAGTTCCTGGACTTGATTTTAGTTTCTCTGGTTTAAAAACGGCTATTTTATATTTTATTCAAAAGAAAAAACTAGAAAACCCAAATTTCATAGAAGAAAATCTAAATGACATTTGTGCTTCTATACAATATACAATTATCGAGATTTTAATGGACAAATTAAAATTAGCGGTAAAAGAAACCGGAATTACTCAAATTGCTATTGGTGGTGGAGTTTCGGCTAATTCTGGAATAAGAAACAGACTGAAAGAAAGCGAAAAAACATACGGTTGGAAAACTTATATTCCGAAATTTGAATACACGACCGATAATGCTGCAATGATTGGAATTGTGGGTTATCAAAAATATTTATCTGAACAATTTGAAACAGCTGCTGTTGTTTCTAAAGCACGAATACAATTTTAA
- a CDS encoding translocation/assembly module TamB domain-containing protein, translating into MLVLAIALSLPVVQTKIANYITDTLNADFGTHISVDKVSVSVFGGVKLRKVLIMDHHKDTLIYSDLVKTNILGVKRVLDGDLIFGEIRLTGLLFNLKTYKNEKKTNLDVFIHSFETGKPIPPKTKKFLLTAKDAYITNGHFILTDENRLVPKDVDFTKLNAHISDFKLLGPDVSTRIHKLSFLDHRGLYVANLTSRFSYTKKQMKLEKLSILTKYSKIYGAATLNYHIEDFAKFTDKVQFDVALDSANIGSNDIRYFYKELGKDQYFRVKSKIEGTLNDLNLKRLTLTDLHKSNIVGNINFKNLFGKNGQEFLMNGKFDRLSSSYDNLVVLLPNVLGKKLPKELQRIGKFTIDGKAKVSKTELDVDFYMTTDLGNGLVDLNMNEINFIDKASYSGNIVLENFDLGALLGRKDIGKTTLNLDVDGKGFTEKHLNTVIKGDVQKFNYNNYTYSNIVLNGNFKLPHYKGKLSVNDPNLNMTFDGLVDLSRRDSKYDFHINVENADLHKLRFIKDSVSVFKGDVVVQVAGNTIENLQGNISINDAIYQNPKSTYVFDQVNISSNFDVDKIRTITINSTDVVNGEIVGKFKFNQLENLVANSVGSLYANYKPLKVSKGQFLRFDFTVYNKIIEIFYPDIELATNTIVRGKIDADKQEFKLKFNSPQIKAAQNTFDNIRVSVDNKNPLYNAYVELDSIKTKYYKVRDFSLINVTMNDTLFVRSEFKGGSKGEDFFNFNLYHTIDKNKNNIVGINKSELKFKNSMWYLNEKDEPDNQIIFDKKFKNFDIDNIILSHQSQQIELVGQIKDGDYKDLKLSFKDVDLNKITPANEKLVLNGDINGEINFKQKKNAYQPTASIQINKLNVNKTDLGALNFNIAGDENLRKFTINSSVENDKSELFKLFGTFEIINKETILDLQLKFDTFNLAAINTLGGDVLSNIRGYVSGNAAIIGNLKRPDVNGRLYLDKAGMTIPYLNIDYQLSDKTIVDVTDEKFLLRNNTITDTKYNTKGILNGVVEHNNFTDWKLDLDISSKRLLALDTKDSEDAAYFGTAFINGKATIKGPTSALFIKVDAKSEKGTSVKIPINDAQTMSDNNFIHFVTAKEKYNLANGIVENTRNYNGLELEFDFDITSDAEVEVILDRNSGHGMKGKGFGSLLFKINTLGKFNMWGDFQAYEGTYNFKYGGLIDKKFIVRKGGSISWEGNPMKAQLNLEAVYKTSANPAVLLENSSFSKKVPVEVVIGIRGDLTSPEPDFNIDFPTVSNVLKSEIQYKLVDKDVRQTQALYLLSSGGFLSPEGVSQSDFSSSLFETASNLLGGIIHSDSDKIDIGFTYTSADRRLGQEADGQFAATISSQINERITINGKVGVPVGGINESAIVGDVEVQYRVNEDGSMNLRLFNRENDINYIGQGIGYTQGMGVSYEVDFDTFRELVNKIFKNNKLERAIKGSNTSDDFQDSSIDPAYLDFSKSKKTNKKDKEKVKPNTQGLIPEED; encoded by the coding sequence TTGTTAGTGTTGGCTATCGCATTGTCTTTACCTGTTGTTCAGACCAAAATTGCAAATTATATTACAGACACATTAAACGCGGATTTTGGTACTCATATATCTGTTGATAAAGTTTCTGTAAGTGTTTTTGGAGGTGTAAAACTTAGGAAAGTTTTGATTATGGATCACCATAAAGATACTTTAATCTATTCTGATTTAGTTAAAACAAATATTTTAGGTGTTAAAAGAGTTCTTGATGGCGATTTAATTTTCGGTGAAATTCGTTTGACAGGTTTACTATTTAATTTAAAAACGTACAAAAACGAAAAAAAAACCAATCTCGATGTGTTTATTCATTCGTTTGAAACAGGAAAACCAATTCCTCCCAAAACAAAAAAATTCTTGCTTACTGCAAAAGATGCCTACATTACTAATGGGCATTTTATTTTAACAGATGAAAATCGACTCGTTCCAAAAGATGTTGACTTCACGAAGTTAAATGCACATATTAGCGATTTTAAGCTTCTTGGACCTGATGTAAGTACAAGGATTCATAAGTTATCATTTTTAGACCATAGAGGATTGTATGTTGCAAATTTAACATCACGATTTAGTTATACTAAGAAGCAAATGAAGTTAGAAAAGCTATCTATTTTAACTAAATATTCTAAAATATACGGAGCTGCTACTTTAAACTATCATATTGAGGATTTTGCTAAATTTACAGATAAAGTTCAGTTTGATGTTGCTTTAGATTCTGCAAATATTGGTTCAAATGACATCCGTTATTTTTATAAAGAGTTAGGTAAAGACCAGTATTTCCGTGTCAAATCAAAAATTGAAGGAACTCTAAATGATTTGAATTTAAAGCGACTTACATTAACAGATTTGCATAAATCTAATATTGTTGGAAATATAAATTTTAAAAACCTTTTTGGAAAAAACGGCCAAGAGTTTCTAATGAACGGAAAATTCGACAGACTCTCTTCAAGCTATGATAATCTTGTTGTTTTATTACCAAATGTGTTAGGGAAAAAATTACCTAAAGAATTACAAAGAATTGGTAAATTCACTATAGATGGTAAAGCAAAAGTTTCTAAAACAGAATTAGATGTCGATTTTTATATGACAACCGATTTAGGAAACGGCCTTGTTGATTTAAACATGAATGAAATCAACTTTATTGATAAAGCTTCCTATTCTGGTAATATAGTTTTAGAAAATTTTGATTTAGGTGCTTTATTAGGTCGAAAAGATATTGGAAAAACTACACTTAATTTAGATGTTGATGGAAAAGGATTTACCGAAAAGCACTTAAATACTGTAATCAAAGGAGATGTTCAGAAGTTTAATTACAATAATTACACATACAGTAATATAGTATTGAACGGTAATTTTAAATTGCCACATTATAAAGGAAAACTGTCTGTAAATGATCCAAACCTGAATATGACTTTTGATGGTTTGGTTGATTTAAGTAGAAGAGATAGTAAATATGATTTTCATATTAATGTTGAAAATGCCGATTTACATAAGCTGAGATTTATTAAAGATTCTGTATCTGTTTTTAAAGGAGATGTTGTAGTTCAGGTTGCTGGAAATACAATCGAAAATCTTCAAGGAAATATCAGTATTAATGATGCAATTTATCAAAATCCAAAATCAACCTATGTTTTTGATCAAGTCAATATTAGTTCAAATTTTGATGTCGATAAAATTCGTACCATTACTATAAATTCGACCGATGTTGTTAATGGTGAAATTGTAGGTAAATTTAAATTCAATCAACTTGAAAATCTAGTTGCAAATTCAGTAGGTAGTTTATATGCTAATTACAAGCCGTTGAAAGTGAGTAAAGGACAGTTTTTACGCTTTGATTTTACGGTTTACAATAAAATAATTGAAATATTTTATCCAGATATTGAACTAGCAACCAATACGATTGTTAGAGGGAAAATTGATGCTGATAAACAAGAGTTTAAGCTTAAATTTAATTCACCTCAGATAAAAGCTGCACAGAATACTTTTGATAATATAAGGGTTTCTGTAGATAATAAGAATCCTCTATATAATGCATATGTAGAACTCGATAGTATTAAAACCAAGTACTATAAAGTGCGTGATTTTAGTTTGATCAACGTAACTATGAACGATACTTTATTTGTAAGGTCAGAGTTTAAAGGAGGTTCAAAAGGAGAAGATTTTTTCAACTTCAACTTATATCATACGATAGATAAAAATAAAAACAACATTGTCGGAATAAATAAATCAGAGTTGAAGTTTAAAAACTCAATGTGGTATTTAAATGAAAAAGACGAGCCCGATAATCAGATAATTTTCGATAAGAAATTTAAAAATTTTGATATCGATAATATTATTTTGTCTCACCAAAGTCAGCAAATAGAATTGGTCGGGCAAATAAAAGATGGCGATTATAAAGATTTGAAATTGAGTTTTAAAGATGTTGATCTTAATAAAATTACACCAGCTAATGAAAAGCTTGTTTTGAATGGTGATATTAATGGAGAGATTAATTTTAAGCAAAAAAAGAATGCTTATCAGCCAACTGCTTCAATTCAAATCAATAAATTGAATGTGAACAAAACCGACTTAGGAGCTTTGAATTTTAATATTGCTGGAGATGAAAACCTAAGGAAATTTACAATAAATTCATCTGTAGAAAATGATAAATCGGAGTTATTTAAGTTATTTGGAACCTTCGAAATTATTAATAAAGAAACGATACTCGATTTACAATTAAAGTTTGATACATTCAATTTAGCAGCTATTAATACTTTAGGAGGTGATGTGCTGTCTAATATTAGAGGCTATGTTTCTGGAAATGCCGCAATAATTGGTAATTTAAAAAGACCAGACGTAAATGGACGCTTGTATTTAGATAAAGCAGGAATGACGATTCCTTATTTGAATATTGATTATCAATTAAGTGATAAGACAATTGTTGATGTAACGGATGAAAAGTTTTTATTAAGAAACAATACAATTACGGATACTAAATATAATACCAAAGGAATTTTAAATGGTGTTGTAGAGCATAATAATTTTACCGATTGGAAACTCGATTTAGATATTAGTTCAAAAAGATTACTCGCATTAGATACAAAAGATAGCGAAGATGCTGCTTACTTTGGAACGGCATTTATTAATGGTAAAGCCACTATAAAAGGGCCAACTTCTGCATTGTTTATTAAGGTAGATGCAAAATCAGAAAAAGGAACATCAGTAAAAATTCCTATCAATGATGCACAAACAATGAGTGATAATAATTTCATCCATTTTGTTACTGCCAAAGAAAAATACAATCTAGCAAACGGAATTGTTGAAAACACAAGGAATTATAATGGTCTTGAGTTGGAATTTGATTTTGATATTACCTCAGACGCAGAGGTTGAAGTCATCCTAGATAGGAACTCTGGTCATGGAATGAAAGGTAAGGGGTTTGGATCGTTACTGTTTAAAATTAATACACTTGGTAAGTTCAATATGTGGGGGGATTTCCAGGCATATGAAGGAACGTATAATTTTAAATACGGAGGATTAATCGATAAGAAATTTATAGTACGAAAAGGAGGTTCGATTTCATGGGAAGGTAATCCGATGAAGGCGCAGTTAAATCTTGAAGCTGTTTATAAAACATCTGCAAATCCAGCGGTTTTACTTGAGAACTCTTCATTTAGTAAAAAAGTGCCAGTAGAGGTGGTGATAGGTATTCGTGGGGATTTAACAAGCCCAGAGCCAGATTTTAATATCGATTTTCCAACAGTTAGTAATGTGTTGAAATCTGAAATTCAATATAAATTGGTAGATAAAGATGTTCGACAAACACAAGCACTTTATTTATTATCTTCTGGAGGGTTTTTGAGTCCTGAAGGGGTGAGCCAATCTGATTTTTCTAGTAGTTTGTTTGAAACGGCTAGTAATTTATTAGGAGGGATAATTCATTCTGATAGCGATAAAATTGATATCGGTTTTACCTATACTTCAGCAGATAGAAGACTTGGACAGGAAGCAGATGGTCAATTTGCAGCGACAATTTCGTCACAAATCAATGAAAGAATTACCATAAACGGAAAAGTGGGAGTTCCAGTTGGAGGGATCAATGAATCTGCTATTGTAGGTGATGTCGAAGTGCAATACAGAGTTAATGAAGATGGAAGTATGAACTTGCGTCTGTTTAATAGAGAAAACGATATTAATTATATAGGACAAGGAATTGGTTATACCCAAGGTATGGGAGTTTCGTACGAAGTCGATTTTGATACTTTTAGGGAGTTGGTAAATAAGATATTTAAGAATAATAAATTAGAACGCGCCATTAAAGGATCAAACACTAGTGATGATTTTCAAGATTCATCTATAGATCCAGCTTATCTTGATTTCTCAAAATCAAAAAAAACTAATAAAAAAGATAAAGAAAAGGTAAAACCTAATACGCAAGGATTAATCCCTGAAGAAGATTAG
- the pfkA gene encoding 6-phosphofructokinase, with translation MPKTIKKVGVLTSGGDSPGMNAAIRAVVRTCAYHNIECIGIYRGYQGMIEGDFKEMGPRSVNNIVNKGGTILKSARSLEFKTPEGRKKAHENLVKAGIDAFVVIGGDGSFTGGLLFNSEFDFPIMGIPGTIDNDIFGTSHTLGYDTALNTVVDCIDKIRDTASSHNRLFFVEVMGRDAGHIALNAGIGAGAEEILIPEEDLGLERLLESLQKSKASGKSSSIVVIAEGDKIGKNVFELKDYVEANLPEYDVRVSVLGHMQRGGSPSCFDRVLASRLGVKAVESLIDGKSNFMVGLQNDKVTLTPLEQAIKGKSEIDRELLRVSDIMST, from the coding sequence ATGCCAAAAACAATAAAAAAAGTTGGTGTTCTTACATCAGGAGGAGACTCACCAGGAATGAATGCAGCCATTCGAGCAGTAGTTCGAACTTGTGCTTATCATAACATCGAATGTATCGGAATTTATAGAGGCTATCAAGGAATGATTGAAGGAGACTTCAAAGAGATGGGACCTCGAAGTGTAAATAATATTGTAAATAAAGGAGGAACGATTTTAAAATCGGCTCGTTCATTGGAATTTAAAACTCCCGAAGGAAGAAAAAAAGCTCATGAGAATCTTGTAAAAGCAGGAATTGATGCGTTTGTAGTAATAGGTGGTGATGGAAGTTTTACAGGAGGTTTATTATTCAACTCAGAATTTGATTTTCCAATAATGGGAATTCCTGGAACCATAGATAATGATATTTTTGGAACGAGTCATACTTTAGGATATGATACCGCTCTAAATACAGTTGTAGATTGTATTGACAAAATACGTGATACAGCGAGTTCTCATAACCGTTTGTTCTTTGTAGAGGTAATGGGAAGAGATGCAGGACATATTGCTCTTAATGCAGGAATTGGTGCTGGAGCTGAAGAGATTCTTATTCCAGAAGAAGATTTAGGTTTAGAAAGGTTATTAGAATCACTTCAAAAAAGTAAAGCTTCAGGAAAATCATCAAGTATTGTTGTAATTGCTGAGGGAGACAAAATTGGTAAAAATGTATTCGAATTAAAAGATTATGTTGAAGCTAATTTACCAGAATATGATGTTAGAGTTTCTGTTTTAGGACATATGCAACGTGGAGGTTCACCTTCATGTTTTGACCGTGTTCTTGCAAGTAGATTAGGTGTAAAAGCTGTTGAATCTTTGATTGACGGAAAATCAAATTTCATGGTTGGTTTGCAAAATGATAAGGTAACATTAACACCTTTGGAGCAAGCTATTAAAGGAAAAAGTGAGATTGATAGAGAATTGCTACGCGTTTCGGATATCATGTCAACATAA
- the gap gene encoding type I glyceraldehyde-3-phosphate dehydrogenase: MSKVKLGINGFGRIGRIVFRESFNRDNVEVVAINDLLDVDHLAYLLKYDSVHGRFNGTVEVKEGELYVNGNHIRVTAEREPANLKWNEVNVDVVAECTGFFTTIETANAHITGGAKKVIISAPSADAPMFVMGVNHETAKASDTVVSNASCTTNCLAPLAKVIHDNFEIVEALMTTVHATTSTQMTTDGPSRKDWRGGRAANLNIIPSSTGAAKAVGKVIPSLNGKLTGMSMRVPTADVSVVDLTVKVAKETSYEEIMAVLKKASETTMKGILGYTEDLVVSQDFISDPRTSIVDAHAGIGLNSTFFKLVSWYDNEYGYSSKLIDLSVHIAGLK, translated from the coding sequence ATGTCAAAAGTAAAATTAGGAATAAACGGATTTGGAAGAATTGGAAGAATTGTTTTCAGAGAATCTTTCAATAGAGATAATGTAGAGGTAGTAGCAATCAATGACTTGCTTGATGTAGATCATTTAGCCTATTTATTAAAGTATGATTCAGTTCACGGACGTTTTAATGGTACTGTAGAGGTAAAAGAAGGTGAACTTTATGTAAACGGAAATCACATTCGTGTTACTGCAGAAAGAGAGCCAGCTAACCTTAAATGGAACGAAGTAAATGTAGATGTTGTTGCTGAATGTACTGGATTTTTTACAACTATCGAAACTGCAAATGCACACATTACAGGTGGTGCTAAAAAAGTAATTATTTCTGCTCCATCAGCAGATGCTCCAATGTTTGTAATGGGAGTAAACCACGAGACAGCAAAAGCTTCAGATACTGTAGTTTCTAATGCTTCTTGTACTACAAACTGTTTAGCTCCATTGGCTAAAGTTATTCATGATAACTTTGAAATCGTTGAAGCTTTAATGACAACTGTTCATGCTACAACTTCAACTCAAATGACAACAGATGGTCCTTCTAGAAAAGACTGGAGAGGTGGTCGTGCGGCTAACTTAAATATCATTCCTTCATCAACTGGTGCTGCAAAAGCAGTTGGTAAAGTTATTCCTTCGTTAAACGGAAAATTAACAGGTATGTCAATGCGTGTTCCTACTGCTGACGTTTCTGTAGTTGATTTAACTGTAAAAGTTGCTAAAGAAACTTCTTATGAAGAAATTATGGCAGTTTTGAAAAAAGCTTCAGAAACTACAATGAAAGGTATCTTAGGATATACTGAAGATTTAGTTGTGTCTCAAGATTTTATCTCTGACCCTAGAACTTCTATCGTTGATGCTCATGCTGGAATTGGATTAAATTCTACTTTCTTTAAATTAGTATCTTGGTATGATAATGAGTATGGATACTCAAGTAAATTAATTGACTTATCTGTGCATATCGCAGGTCTTAAATAA